A stretch of Lactuca sativa cultivar Salinas chromosome 6, Lsat_Salinas_v11, whole genome shotgun sequence DNA encodes these proteins:
- the LOC111913892 gene encoding probable trehalose-phosphate phosphatase F isoform X2 codes for MPSSMLPCSQSGAPFSSTMLTAPRKKPGKLDDVRSNGWLDAMQSSSPPRKKIVKDFGVEVASDDSDIVYNSWMLKYPSALNSFDHIINRAKDKEIVIFLDYDGTLSPIVDDPDRAFMSADMHSAVKGVAEYFPTAIISGRSRDKVYELVGLAELYYAGSHGMDIMFPVQETSSLHQNTYIRSTDKQGKEVNLFQPASEFIPMIDEVFKTLVEVTKDIKGAKVENHKFCTSVHYRNVDEKSWLTVAQCVHDVLKDYPRLRLTHGRKVLEVRPVIDWDKGRAVEFLLETLGLSNSDDVLPIYIGDDRTDEDAFKVLREGNRGYGILVSSAPKESKAFLSLRDTTEVSEFLKSLVKWKEQQ; via the exons ATGCCTTCAAGCATGCTGCCATGTTCACAATCTGGAGCTCCATTTTCCTCAACCATGTTAACTGCTCCAAGAAAAAAACCCGGGAAACTTGATGATGTGAGATCCAATGGGTGGCTTGATGCCATGCAATCTTCTTCTCCTCCTCGTAAGAAAATTGTCAAAGATTTTGGAGTTGAGGTTGCATCTGATGATAGTGATATTGTTTATAACTCTTGGATG CTTAAGTACCCATCAGCTCTCAACTCTTTTGATCATATTATAAATCGTGCAAAAGATAAGGAAATTGTTATATTCTTGGATTATGATGGGACACTCTCACCAATTGTAGATGATCCTGATCGTGCTTTTATGTCTGCTGAT ATGCATTCTGCTGTAAAAGGTGTTGCAGAATATTTTCCCACAGCAATAATTAGTGGAAGAAGCCGTGATAAG GTGTATGAGTTAGTAGGACTAGCAGAACTGTATTATGCGGGTAGCCATGGAATGGACATCATGTTTCCTGTTCAAGAAACATCCTCTCTCCACCAAAATACTTACATTAGATCTACTGACAAACAG GGAAAGGAAGTGAACTTGTTCCAACCTGCTAGCGAATTTATACCTATGATCGATGAG GTTTTTAAAACCCTTGTCGAGGTTACTAAGGATATTAAAGGTGCAAAAGTGGAAAATCACAAATTTTGTACCTCTGTACATTACCGTAACGTAGATGAGAAG agtTGGCTTACAGTTGCACAATGTGTTCATGATGTGTTAAAGGATTATCCTCGTTTGCGACTAACTCATGGACGGAAG GTTTTAGAGGTCCGTCCTGTAATTGATTGGGACAAAGGAAGGGCTGTTGAGTTTCTTCTTGAAACACTGG GGCTAAGCAACAGTGATGATGTGCTTCCGATTTATATTGGGGATGATAGAACAGACGAAGATGCATTCAAG GTTTTGAGAGAAGGAAACCGTGGATATGGAATTTTGGTGTCTTCCGCACCCAAAGAAAGCAAAGCCTTTTTATCTCTTAGAGACACTACAGAG gtGTCAGAGTTTCTCAAGAGCCTAGTGAAATGGAAGGAACAACAGTAA
- the LOC111913892 gene encoding probable trehalose-phosphate phosphatase F isoform X1 — MDLKPKNAPVLADPSPLNKSRLGMPSSMLPCSQSGAPFSSTMLTAPRKKPGKLDDVRSNGWLDAMQSSSPPRKKIVKDFGVEVASDDSDIVYNSWMLKYPSALNSFDHIINRAKDKEIVIFLDYDGTLSPIVDDPDRAFMSADMHSAVKGVAEYFPTAIISGRSRDKVYELVGLAELYYAGSHGMDIMFPVQETSSLHQNTYIRSTDKQGKEVNLFQPASEFIPMIDEVFKTLVEVTKDIKGAKVENHKFCTSVHYRNVDEKSWLTVAQCVHDVLKDYPRLRLTHGRKVLEVRPVIDWDKGRAVEFLLETLGLSNSDDVLPIYIGDDRTDEDAFKVLREGNRGYGILVSSAPKESKAFLSLRDTTEVSEFLKSLVKWKEQQ; from the exons atggaTTTGAAGCCAAAAAATGCTCCAGTTCTTGCGGATCCTTCTCCTTTAAACAAATCAAGATTAGGGATGCCTTCAAGCATGCTGCCATGTTCACAATCTGGAGCTCCATTTTCCTCAACCATGTTAACTGCTCCAAGAAAAAAACCCGGGAAACTTGATGATGTGAGATCCAATGGGTGGCTTGATGCCATGCAATCTTCTTCTCCTCCTCGTAAGAAAATTGTCAAAGATTTTGGAGTTGAGGTTGCATCTGATGATAGTGATATTGTTTATAACTCTTGGATG CTTAAGTACCCATCAGCTCTCAACTCTTTTGATCATATTATAAATCGTGCAAAAGATAAGGAAATTGTTATATTCTTGGATTATGATGGGACACTCTCACCAATTGTAGATGATCCTGATCGTGCTTTTATGTCTGCTGAT ATGCATTCTGCTGTAAAAGGTGTTGCAGAATATTTTCCCACAGCAATAATTAGTGGAAGAAGCCGTGATAAG GTGTATGAGTTAGTAGGACTAGCAGAACTGTATTATGCGGGTAGCCATGGAATGGACATCATGTTTCCTGTTCAAGAAACATCCTCTCTCCACCAAAATACTTACATTAGATCTACTGACAAACAG GGAAAGGAAGTGAACTTGTTCCAACCTGCTAGCGAATTTATACCTATGATCGATGAG GTTTTTAAAACCCTTGTCGAGGTTACTAAGGATATTAAAGGTGCAAAAGTGGAAAATCACAAATTTTGTACCTCTGTACATTACCGTAACGTAGATGAGAAG agtTGGCTTACAGTTGCACAATGTGTTCATGATGTGTTAAAGGATTATCCTCGTTTGCGACTAACTCATGGACGGAAG GTTTTAGAGGTCCGTCCTGTAATTGATTGGGACAAAGGAAGGGCTGTTGAGTTTCTTCTTGAAACACTGG GGCTAAGCAACAGTGATGATGTGCTTCCGATTTATATTGGGGATGATAGAACAGACGAAGATGCATTCAAG GTTTTGAGAGAAGGAAACCGTGGATATGGAATTTTGGTGTCTTCCGCACCCAAAGAAAGCAAAGCCTTTTTATCTCTTAGAGACACTACAGAG gtGTCAGAGTTTCTCAAGAGCCTAGTGAAATGGAAGGAACAACAGTAA